The nucleotide window GTCCATGGCCGCGGCGCCGCCGAGCAGGCTGTGCGGGCCATTGACGAAGAAGGAAATCAGGATAAGGTAGATCGCCACGCCAGTCGCGTCACCGGGCAGATAGCGAAACATCAGCAGCAGCACAAACTGCATGAAGTACATGATAGCCGTCGGTGGCCCGCGTCGCGACCCAAAAAGTTTGTCGGACGCCACCCCGGCCGCGAACGCCCCGAGCGTGGCAGCCACGGGGAGGGCCAATGCCTTGAGCTGGAAGGCGACGGAGTTCGTCGGTAGTTTCATCACTTCCTGCAGATAGGCCGGGAACCACTGCTCGAAGCCGTGGCGCACCCAGCCGGTGCAGAAGTAGGCGGCGGAAATGATCCAGAGCGTTCGACTGCTGACGACACGTTTCAGCGTCCAGAGAATTCCCATCGGCTCCGTGCTGCCATGGTCGTCATGGCTGGAACCGGGTGGCGCGTCGAAGCCAAGCTCTTCCGGGTGATCTCGAATGGTGTACCACGCTATGACGGCGAACCCGGCGGTAATCAGTGCCGGAACCGTGAACAGCGCGGGCCACTCATAATTTGCAATCAGCCAACCGCCCAGCAGGGTGATGCCGAAGCGACCGAGCTGAATCATCATGCCGAAAATTCCGGTGAACGTGCCGCGTTCGCTGAGCGCGAACCAGTTGCCGTTCACGCTGACAATCGAGGGCGCGCCGAAGGCCTGAAAGTACCCGTTCGCGCCCCACATGATCGCGAAGTAGGTGAGAGTGCCAAAATCGCCGCCGGCCGACATCAGCAGGTTCAAGCTGACCGTCCCCACGGCCCCGAACACAATCGCACGACGTCCACCCCAGCGGTCGGTAATCAGTCCGTTCACGAACTGCCCGAGCGCGTACATCCAGAAGAACGAAGCGCTGATCCATCCCCACTGTTCGTTGGTCCACCCGAACTGCTCCGTCATCGTCGTCTTGCCGAACGACAGGTTATAGCGCGTCATGTAGTAAGACGCGTACATGAACCCCAACGGCAACCAGACGGTCGAGCGCACGCGACGATAGATCGGTGACTTGTGGTCCGTCATCTAACCCTTGTCCGCCGTCGCCATCAGATCGGCAATGTACTCGTGCATTTCTTCCTTGCGCGGAAGTCTCCAGACCCGCGGGGATTGCGGCTGGAGTTTGGTAAACGCGAAGGGATAGCGGTCCGTGCCGACCGGCTGCGCCACGAGAATACTAATCTCGCCGGGTCTAACGATCACGGAATCGAGCGCGCCCCCGGACGTTGGATTCAGTTTTCGCACCCAGGCCACGGCCGTGACCCGGTACACTCCGGACGGAACATTGAGCACCAGTGTCGATTGCAGGTCGGCCATCGGCACGCGGGGCAGCGCGCGGGTGTCCACTCCGCCTTCGAGTTGAATCTGCGACATCCAGCTTTCGCGGTCAAAATCCGCGAGTTTCGGGAAGCGCACGAGTACGGCGCCCGTTTGCGCGTCGAGCATCACGCTGCTCGGCGGGCCGGAGTCCTCCGCGTGCTTGCCCTTGCAGCCGGCGAGGACGGCAATGACAAGGATTGCGCTCAACG belongs to candidate division KSB1 bacterium and includes:
- a CDS encoding MFS transporter, which produces MTDHKSPIYRRVRSTVWLPLGFMYASYYMTRYNLSFGKTTMTEQFGWTNEQWGWISASFFWMYALGQFVNGLITDRWGGRRAIVFGAVGTVSLNLLMSAGGDFGTLTYFAIMWGANGYFQAFGAPSIVSVNGNWFALSERGTFTGIFGMMIQLGRFGITLLGGWLIANYEWPALFTVPALITAGFAVIAWYTIRDHPEELGFDAPPGSSHDDHGSTEPMGILWTLKRVVSSRTLWIISAAYFCTGWVRHGFEQWFPAYLQEVMKLPTNSVAFQLKALALPVAATLGAFAAGVASDKLFGSRRGPPTAIMYFMQFVLLLMFRYLPGDATGVAIYLILISFFVNGPHSLLGGAAAMDFGGRKAAGSAAGMIDAAQYVGAGLVQPVVGGVIDRYGWEGWTLSLAGFALVGGILMSLLWNARAK